Sequence from the Panicum virgatum strain AP13 chromosome 5N, P.virgatum_v5, whole genome shotgun sequence genome:
TGGCTATCTCATGGTCTGTATTAGATTATTTTGTATCATGTAGATAATTAAAGGGGCAACAACATATGTCACATCTCAAGTAGGATCAGTTCATGAGCCTAAACCTAATGGAACTTTCCATCTAACATACACTACACTAcaagttgtagttcaataaTACCACAATTAATGACTAATTCATAACATACACAAAATCTCGTACATTTTTCAAATTTACATTAACCTATAGAAACAAAActtaaaaatttgcatgtcaaCTAAAGGAAAGTTACAGATTTTATTATGGATGTTTAACAATGGTACTATATGACTTAGCACAATAGTGTTATACATTCCTCCAATAATATATTACTATAAATTATTTTAATTACAAAACTCCTTAAAAATGATATGCCATCTCATACCTATAATTGCATAGTAAAGTGATAttattaaatatatataatatgAGCAAAAAATGTTATAGTAGTAAAAAATTATTAACTGCATAAAAGTACACTTAGATATCAGTCTAAGAACTTTTGTTAGAAAAAAAACACAATGCAATGTATTAAATTAATACAATTTCACAAAAGCAGTTCTAAGGCCAAAAATGGAGATTACCTTGTTAAATGGTGGTAGTAGAAAAAAGCAGGTTAAAATagatttatataaaataaatgTAAACATTTTAGGTGATACTTTTACCTAAAATTATGGTTAAGGatatcaaaataaaatttaGATATTCCCATTCTAGGGTGCACTAACAATTTATATATCCCCATAAACACTTAAAGCACCAATGAAATGATAAGATCAGTTAAGGGCTTAATTCCCAATTGactaaaaaattaaagaaacaCTACGTATAAATCTAATAGAGCTCTTTTACAATGGTTGGTGGTGCCTCTTGGTGCCTccccaaaaataattaatttaattaatttgagGAGCGGAAGGGTACTGTGGTAATTCGCCATCCCCCATCCCCCATCCCCCAAACCccacgccccctcctcctcgcacCAAACCCACGCCTCGGGCAACTGTCCTCCCTCACCCGGTCTCCCCTGGCGGATCGCCGCCGatgtcgccaccgccgccgcacccttcCCTCGGCCCCGCCTTCGCTCTTTGCGTCAACCGCCCTTCCCTCACCCCCGCTGCTAATGGTCGTCGCCCTACTCCGCGCGGGTAGGGTTTGGACGCCGTCGGTTGTGTTCCCTACTACATTGCCGCCTGTGCCTGCTTCGTCAGCCGACAATTGCCCTGTGTTTGATCATCTAGCCGAAGGTACTTGGACGCCGCCTCCTCTTGTTGTGTGCCTTGTTTCATGATCAGATGATATCTTGCTCAAGATGGTATTCGATGATTGTAGCgaaattttttgtttgtattCTGCATTCTCGAGTGACAGTAATTATACCTCCTGCATGTGTAAGATTTGTAACCCTTCATCTGTTTGTTCCATTAATGTATATGCCTCAATCTGATTGGTTTTTTTATTACAATCGAAACCCTTCTTCAGATTAGTGTCCTACATATTTGTGCATCACAACAACATAATGTCATTAGCACATTTTATATACAGTGGTCTACAATATATATTTTGTCTGTCATCATCCTCTCTGCAGTCTAACTTGTATAACTTCACAGTGCTAACATGGCTGTAATAATATTGTTCACTTCATGTAATTGGTCTGCATTGTACATACATCTCAAAGTTTACTGGTTTTACTTTTTACTAGTTCTGGTTGATATTACAGTTCAAACAAGTGGCTATTGATATGTTGCCTTTGGCTCTGCTGCATCTAGTTCCCTTGGCTCTGCTGTATCTAGTTGCTTATGCTTTTTTTGAGTTTTCCCTATTTCCCTTCATCTAAATCACCCTGAAATTTGTATTAGGCTAACTATATGTGAATTATATACATCTCATTGATCTTTGTGTTTTATACTACAATCTTTGATTTCAATTTTTATGCAGTATAACTGGAATTAATCAGTATATTGCAAtcattaatttgtttaatgttgtTGATGGATGCAGGAGGAAATGGCGGATCTTGAGTCTTTGCTGGAGTACATTGAAATTCTTAGGAAGATATTCGCAAACGAAGATGAAGGATTTCAGTTTTATAACACATACGCACTTGGTAAAAGATTTAGTGTGAGGAAAAGCTATGTTGAGTGGAATAGTGAGCACACTTAGCTGACCCTTCGAAGATTAAGAAGCGGAGGCCACGGGATATAACTCATGTTGGATTCCCTGCAAAATTGGTAATTGCACTGGACCGGAACACCAGGCAGTGGTACGTGAAGAATTTCATCGATGAGCACAACCATCCGCTGGCTCCAGCCGACCTTAGTTGCCTGCTGCATTCACTTCAAAAAATCAGGGATGCGCAGAAAGGTGAAATTGTGGAGCTGGGGTTGATGGGATCCGCAAACACCAGATTTTTGAAATTATGGAAATGCAGTATGGTGGGTATGACAAGGTTGTCTATACATCAAGGGACTTGTAAAATTTCTGCCATTTCTATAAGCATGATATAATTGCTGATGGTGGTGCTCAAATAGTCATCAATCACATGAAGGAACGTCAAAATAGAGATTCTGAGTTCTTCTTCAAATACATGACTGATGGGAAAGGACACGTGCAGGGAATGTTCTGGTGTGATACTCAATGTATGCTTGATTATGCAGCATTTGGTGATGTCGATGTATTTGATAGCACCTACAAAACAAATCGGTACAACCTGCCCCTTGTGCCTTTCGTTGGGGTGAATCACGATTACTGCACAGTTCTTTTCAGATGTGGAATGATTTCTCATGAGAATACTGATTCATATGTGTGGCTGCTGAAAACATTTACCGAAGCTAATGCTCAGAAGCATCCTGTTTCTGTGATCACTGATGGAGACCTTGCTATGCAGAGAGCAATCAGTGTGGTGTGGCCGAATTCACCGTATAGGCTATGCGGATAGCATATTGAGTTGAACCTAGTGCGCAATGTCCACAATGATACACTAAAGGGTGCATTCAGGGTTTTTTTTGTATGACCTTTGCTCCATAGAAGAGATTGAGAGGAAATGGCAGGTGTTCCTGGCTGACAATAAGGTCAAAGAGGACACGTGGCTTTATCAGATGTATGAGGTAAGGCAAACCTGGTGTGCTGCGTATCATGTAGGTCATTGCTTTTTAGGATTGAGGAGCAACCAACGGAGTGAGAGCATGAACTCTAGGCTTCAGATGAAACTGGATGGTAAAATGACCCTGTTAGAAATGGTACAGCACTATGAGACCTGCCTTACAAAGGTGTGCATAAATGAGACGGATGACGACGCTAAAGCACTGCAATCTGCGCCATTCATAGAACCTGATGCTTCAGTTCTTGAGATAAACGCAAAGGAAAGGTTCACACCAAATATTTTTAAGGCGAAGGTCCAGTTCAGCGTGGAAGCAGCCAAGAAGTGTTCTCTGATTGAGATTCTAGACGGTGATGATACAACTGAGTATATTGTTGGAAGGAGAGATAGAGACATCATGTACTATGTGAAATGTGAATTAATTGAAGAGGCCAATATGAAGAGAATTTTCTGTTCTTGTCGTAAGTTGCAATCCCTTGGAACCCCCTGCTCACACATCTTCTTTGTATTGGGCCTCCGGGACGAGAGCAAGCTTCCAGACTGCTGTGTTTTGGAAAGGTGGACTATGGGGGCGAAGCGTGCATTTCCGACGACAAGGAAGAGCTCCATGTATGACTATTCCCCTACCCTACTAAGGTTCTGTGAGCTACGCAATCTCAGTCTTGCTGCAGCCTTCGTAGCATCTCATTCACCGGAAGCATATGAGCAAATCAAACGTGTCCTTAAACAAGAAGCTGCTGTGATCATGCCAAATGCAGGAGCGAACGAAGGCAAGATGTATGGACCGGTGCTGCCACAAGCGCCGGAGGTTGATTGTGAAGAGTTCAGAGATGTCCTAGATCCCATGACTGTGCCTGGCAAAGGGGCCCCGAAGAAAAAGTTGAAATCAAGTTCAGATAAGACTAAATCTACCACGAAATCTTCCTTGAAATGTAGCCTATGTAGGGGCTCGGGTCACAATCGGCGAACATGCTTCTTGAGACCAGAGATAGTTTTGAGTAATGCTCATCAAAGCTGACAACTACCCATGTGTGAGGCATGTGTACTTATGACTGATGTTCATCTTTATTTGTAGGAAACAAAGCTCCCTGAAGATGTGCTAGATTAACGATTTGTCAAGGATCTGATTGCAGCTACCGAATGGATATAGGTAAGGTGACAATTTTCATCTTCATTTGCTGGTAAACTCTACGTTACGAAGACTAAATTATTGTTCCATTTTGCTTCTTGTACAGAACCTTGTCTATTAGCAGGATCTATTTTGTTCGTGCGCTACGTTGTCGTCTAATCAAGAGTGACAGCAGTGGGCATCAGTGGAACTTGTTAGCATAGTTATTAGGCTTAGTTTTGCATGGGTGTAtctccaaacaccttccttgGTAGAATTGTAACAAAGTATTACCCTGATATGAAGCACCTATTTGCGTTTGTgaaatctttgtgttccattTGTTGCAATGAAATGTGCGGCAGCATCATGTCTTACTGCACtacaggtcagaccggtgtgcGCACCGTACAACATCACCGCAGCGTTGTCGCTGTACTTCGAGAGACAGTTGGAACTGTGGTTCCCACGCAATGACAATCACCGGACAATGTTTCTAGATTTTGACTATCTCAAGGTCCTGACATTGACCGGATAATGTTTCTAGACTTTTTACTGTCTCAAGATCTTGACATTCGCCGGACAATATTTCAAGGTCTTGACAGACGCCGGACTTTTTTTGTCAATGCAATTCAGTACGAACTCAGAGGACTTTAATTTTGACGAGTTCCTCATCTGATGCACTCATCATTCAGACCGGTCGCTGCACTCGTCAGATTTGTTGTTGAACTGTTATATCCACGAACTTGTGAAAGATTTTTAGTAGGAACTCAAAGGACTTGAATTTGAACGTGTCGCGCACCAGTCGGACTAGGTGACTCACGGGACATTTTAGATGGACTCGGCAGATATCTTGATGGATCTATTCTTCCCATGCACTATTCGACCGATTCTCAGTTCTGATCATCAGAGCATTTTTCAGTAAAGTGCGAGGCTACCCATTCAAAAGTGCCCCTCCTACTCTTCGCGAGTGCAACATCATGTCTTACTGCGCTAACATCATCACCGTAGTGTTTTCCCTGTACTTCAAGACTCAATTGGAACTGTGGTTCCCACGCACTTATAGTCACCGGACATGTTTTTAGGTTTCGACTGTCTCAAGGTCCTGACATTGACCGGACAATGTTTCTAGATTTTTTTACTGTCTCGAGTTCTTTACATTTTTACCTTACAATATTTCAAGGTACGGGCCCTGGGAGAGGTACCACAGCCCATGGTCCAGAGAGAGGTACGGCAGCCCATTGTTGTTCCGTGTGGATCCGTCAGGGATGTGTCTGGTTATTTTGCACGACTTTCCCCACCAATACACCGGACAATCTACACCGCAGTGTCTATCCGCAATGGTCTCACCGGTGCTGTCCGCAACCGGCCAACATCAGGTGAACGTCTCTATCCTATTTTAACAACGGTCCCACCTGCCCCTCCCCGGGGCTTTGGAATCCCAACCGATGCCGCAGGAAACGAACCGCGCGTCCTCGCGGCCACCCCCAAGAATTAATCCAAactgtcgccgccgccacacacGCGCATGCAAGAAACCCTAGCCAAGAAACCATCCCATGCTATACGATGCCACATGATTATGGAGCCATggcgcccgccgccggtgaACATCGTCATGCCAACGGGGTGGGATGAGTCGCCGCAAGCATCGAACACAAAGCCGAAGCGCCATCGCCCAACAATGCCGACCAGTCCACCGACAACTATGCGTCAATGGGTTGCATTTGATACAACCATGCTTGACATGTGGATAACCTGTGACGCGGAGGTGGTGGTGAGCTTTCTCGAAGACATCCGCCGTGGCAACTCAGCGCAACGCCGCCGCAAGCTCGTTGGATTGGACACCGAGTGGAAAAGGCTCCCTGGCGGCGACGTCACGACTGCCATCTTGCAGTTGTGCGTCGGCACTAGTGTCCTTGTGTTCCAGGTCCTCTATGGCAATGGTGGTGACCTTCCCAAAGTATTGAAGAGGTTCCTGACAGAGGAGGACAACATCTTCACCGGCGCACACATCAAGAACGACGTGAAGCGGCTGCAGGACGACTTCAGCATCACAATAACCAATCCGATCGACCTCCAATTGGTAGTCCCCGAAGCCGCTGCAGAATACAAGCACCTTGGCGGACCCCATCCCCAGTACGAAGTTCATCATTCGTCGCTAGAGAAGATCGCATCAGAGGTTCTGTGCCCACCTCACCTCCGCAAGCCGGTGGGCGCTGACCATGATCACTGGCATGAGAGGTATTTGGACAGCTTCCAGGTGCGCTACGCCGCCATAGACGCGTACTTGTCGTACGAGATAGCGAATCAATTGGAGCTCAAGCATGGCTATAGATTTGCTTAAGTGacatgtgtgtgtgagagagagagagagagattaaaGTGAGGATTGTAAAGGTCTCCATGACTTGTAATGTAAGAGAGATCTAGCTTCTGAACCATCAGTGATGCTTGTAACCCATCTGGCAATGTAATGCAATCAGCCTATTCTTCGTATCATGTTGGTGATTTATTACATTGACCGTTCAGACGGTGCGATTACGTTCCTACCGGAGCATTCACCGgacgtttctttttttttctctgtagATTTCGTGATGGTACTGATCTTTCCGGTGACTGTGGGTGGTGTTCAGTAATGCTGTCCAGCGTTAGTTGTACCAAAGTTCATTTGAAAAGACGAATCATTTGTTTCATGTCGATGAACCGGCTTGAATTGAGTACCTAAAATCACTAAAAGTACCTCCATCTCAAATTGTCAATCATTTAGGCTTTTCAGACTAATTTTGCCATTACAAGTTCATGCCATTCTGTTATAAGAACTGTACACACATCTAACGCCATTCAGTCATTGAAGTTATAATGTCACAAACTAACAGTGAAAAATGACAAATGATACTTGCCACATCATTGTCACTAAGACACTAACATTGAAAACACAACACCTACAGATACAGCAAGTGACACTGGAGATCTGGCCTTTttcattgtaacaccctaattttaaattccagcatttatcaataaatttaattggctttacttaaatttctaaggtttattgtgtttacccttgcatttaatttaatttcgttttacaagtaattaaaaatttatcataggtttaattttttgtgttgcattcatgctggagcatcttttctattgttgtgtggttaggttttgaattcaaattagtttgaattcaattagtgtATTTGGTTAgaatttagaaaggaaaaggaaaaacaaacccaCAACCAAACCCAACCGGACCCAAACTCAACTCAGGCCCAGCCCAAACTTCCCTGGAAACCCAACTCAAATCCCGCGCTAGGCCCGACCTGCCTGGCCCAGCTAAACCCGACGTGGGCCCAGCTTCCCTCCTCACTCGCGCGGCCCATCTCACCCGCGGCCTCAGCCGCGCGGCCCGCTcacccccgctcggcctgcagcCGCGCGCGTCCCGCGCCCACTTTTCCCCCCTCCGCGCCAGCACGGCCCAAGCACGCGGCCCACtcctctcctccgcccgcgcgtCAGCGCTCCCTCTCCAGCCCAGCTCGCAGCGACCCGTCTCGGCGCCCCGCTCCCGCACcccggcccacctgccagcgcccgcTGCTTTCGCTGACCGCCCGGGCCCACTCGCCAGTTTCTTCTCCCCCGCAGAGCAACCACCCCGCGCCCGTCCAGCCGAGATTCCCGGCGGGCCTTCCATCCGGGGCACGCCTCCCCAGGATCGCCTGAGCCGCCCTATATAGCGCCCCGCGCCTCTGGGACCCCAAACCCCACCTCGCAACgccgcctcaaaccctagcgccgccaccttGCCAGAGCAGAGCGCCCACCACCGGTAAGCAGCTCCGCCGAGGCAGTTCCATCGCCGCCAGTGGCTTTCAGCCCTTCCTGACCTCGTGACACCACCGCAGGTGCCCCACGAGCCGACCCGCGGAGTCCAGGCGCCCGGAGAACGGCCGCCGAACCCCGCCCGCGATCACcgtccccgctccgccgccggtcagcatcgCCATCGTCTTCGCTCGGCCCTCTCCTTCGAATCCGAGCTCGGTGAGCACTCCAGATCCCTTGCCTCCGTTTTGCGCTAAGCTAATTAGGCCGTAGACCACTGCGTTGGCCGGGCACCGCACGCCGGCAAGCGCcccctccagcgccgcccctcgccgtggcaggCTCTGTCCGAGCCCCGAAAACCCCTTCCTAGGTGCACGGGTGGATTAGCCACGTCGTGCTGATCGTCCCCGGCCAAACCTCGGCCCAAACCGACACCTAGGACACCGGTTTGACCTTCTCCGGCGggttcccctgcgcgccgccgcgggattcctcgccggcggtagcgcgccgccgcttccccaCGCGGATTGaaccccagccgcccgatccacaAAGGACGCACtagattagatccagatcccATTAAATCCAAACCGCCAGATCTGAATCCTACGGTTGAGATctgtagataccggttcggcccgttctttttgcataagagtccctggactctctgctattcaacccgcagtccactgcccttgaaaaataattacagtttggcccaaatttttgcgcagacccccctgagcttgttaaatatcaaacccgccgtccagcactcattcttttacgcgttagaccctaggtttatcccttaattacgttttagccctcagttttagcagaaaagcccctaaaacttagtttttctcgcaaataagcccctgaaccttgttttaggcctagtttatgcgttttagctctgttttaggcgttctttatatccacgcgatcgttgtaacgcgtagaatagttctagagtagttttgtgtgctgttttcatgtattgttgtacagtttcttagtttttgttagtgtttgcttgtatgcttattattgtgcattgttttggccatgtgttcgtgagtagacgttgatccatctgaggagccccagtaccagtaccaggagcagccgtcttccgagcactttgagcagcagccagagcagtacgaggaaggcaagtataacatgaacaacctatcacttttaaatacaatttcatactgcattttaatactgtatgcctataaggatttcctagccactttatatcctttaaatatacctttgggttgcattttggttagttgtgctaggttgctgcgctataacatactctggtctttttaaattaatttgattaatggtttacttgaacttaattctgagagtggccctctgtgcttcgtgcttgagtggctcacgtctcgttaaaagatggtttttatagaaacatggtttagggggccagcacggtgcttagtgcttggttggccactctccataaggaccggttcatagagcgacaacctgggacaacagcgctaccacaaggctagaatgggatagacttggcgtaataattagatctttttggtttggagtaacttacctgcggggcaggggcggtaagcttctatggccctcgtgctgagtggcctcgtctgtgcttcgtgtcttgacgcccactagacttgctccatagtcgctgatccaccctcgcggttactccctaccaacgagattctttgtaaaggcctcgtagtgagtcgctagtcatctcacctaaggaagtgtgatgaacctctagcgtagctcacgacttgtgggtaaagatgtgcaacctctgcagagtgtaaaactggtatactagccgtgctcacggttatgagcggcccagatcctccttttgattagtg
This genomic interval carries:
- the LOC120674843 gene encoding protein FAR1-RELATED SEQUENCE 3-like, whose product is MADLESLLEYIEILRKIFANEDEGFQFYNTYALGKRFSVRKSYVEWNTFGDVDVFDSTYKTNRYNLPLVPFVGVNHDYCTVLFRCGMISHENTDSYVWLLKTFTEANAQKHPVSVITDGDLAMQRAIKEIERKWQVFLADNKVKEDTWLYQMYEHYETCLTKVCINETDDDAKALQSAPFIEPDASVLEINAKERFTPNIFKAKVQFSVEAAKKCSLIEILDGDDTTEYIVGRRDRDIMYYVKCELIEEANMKRIFCSCRKLQSLGTPCSHIFFVLGLRDESKLPDCCVLERWTMGAKRAFPTTRKSSMYDYSPTLLRFCELRNLSLAAAFVASHSPEAYEQIKRVLKQEAAVIMPNAGANEGKMYGPVLPQAPEVDCEEFRDVLDPMTETKLPEDVLD
- the LOC120674844 gene encoding uncharacterized protein LOC120674844 is translated as MRQWVAFDTTMLDMWITCDAEVVVSFLEDIRRGNSAQRRRKLVGLDTEWKRLPGGDVTTAILQLCVGTSVLVFQVLYGNGGDLPKVLKRFLTEEDNIFTGAHIKNDVKRLQDDFSITITNPIDLQLVVPEAAAEYKHLGGPHPQYEVHHSSLEKIASEVLCPPHLRKPVGADHDHWHERYLDSFQVRYAAIDAYLSYEIANQLELKHGYRFA